Proteins from a genomic interval of Chloroflexota bacterium:
- a CDS encoding response regulator, giving the protein MNQNNTSSTPEQLDAALSTKAIPKGATVLVVEDNVSNFVLIARMLGYMGIHCEWKTSGYEVVEYADTLPRLDLILLDIRLPYEDGYSALKKIKASASLRNTPVIAVTAEASVKQMNKARKSNFDGFIGKPLDPDRFPEQIRRILTGDPVWEYE; this is encoded by the coding sequence ATGAATCAGAATAATACTTCTTCGACACCAGAACAACTTGATGCAGCTCTCAGCACGAAAGCAATTCCCAAAGGTGCTACAGTGCTGGTTGTTGAGGATAATGTCTCAAATTTTGTGCTCATTGCCCGCATGTTAGGGTATATGGGCATCCACTGTGAATGGAAAACATCGGGGTATGAAGTTGTAGAATATGCAGATACGCTACCGCGCCTGGATCTAATTCTATTGGATATTCGATTGCCGTACGAAGATGGCTATAGCGCGCTCAAAAAAATCAAAGCATCTGCCAGTTTAAGAAATACTCCGGTAATTGCCGTTACCGCAGAAGCCAGTGTCAAACAAATGAATAAAGCCCGCAAATCAAATTTTGATGGCTTCATTGGTAAACCGCTTGATCCAGATCGATTCCCGGAACAAATTCGCCGCATTCTGACAGGAGATCCTGTTTGGGAGTATGAATAA
- a CDS encoding response regulator: MSQDPCILYVEDNIANRLLVRRVLEASGYAVIEAENAQNAFERIAANTPDLILMDINMPDIDGYTLTRKLKQMPSIKNVPIIALTANVMKGDRERTIEAGCDGYIQKPIDVDMLPEQIARYLREA; this comes from the coding sequence ATGTCACAAGACCCTTGTATTCTTTACGTAGAAGATAATATTGCTAACCGTTTGCTGGTTCGGCGTGTTTTAGAAGCTTCGGGTTATGCAGTTATTGAAGCTGAAAATGCCCAAAATGCTTTTGAGCGTATCGCTGCAAATACGCCTGATTTAATCCTAATGGATATTAATATGCCCGATATTGATGGTTATACGCTCACCAGGAAACTTAAACAAATGCCCTCCATCAAAAATGTACCCATCATCGCGCTAACAGCAAATGTCATGAAAGGCGATCGAGAACGCACAATTGAAGCTGGCTGTGATGGTTATATTCAAAAGCCTATTGATGTTGATATGCTCCCTGAACAAATCGCCCGCTATTTGCGAGAGGCATAA